The following proteins are co-located in the Streptomyces sp. NBC_01408 genome:
- a CDS encoding IS5 family transposase (programmed frameshift) — protein MVVGLAVGKRQSRPWIVSDELWSLIEPLLPDPAPKQVEGRPRVPDRQALCGILFVLHTGIQWEYLPQELGFGSGMTCWRRLAAWNDAGVWDQLHLVLLKKLRVAKKLDWSRAVIDSSHVRAARPGPKSGPSPVDRARPGSKHHLIVDGQGIPLAVSLTGGNRNDITQLIPLLKKIPSVAGLVGRPRNRPDTLLGDRGYDHDKYRRLVWALGVKPVIARRGVPHGSGLGIHRWVVERTIAWLHGFRRLRIRWERRDDIHEAFLGLATCLITHRHVQRLC, from the exons ATGGTCGTTGGTCTGGCTGTGGGGAAACGTCAGTCGCGGCCATGGATCGTGTCGGATGAACTGTGGTCGCTCATCGAGCCGTTGCTGCCTGATCCGGCGCCGAAGCAGGTGGAGGGACGCCCTCGGGTGCCGGACCGGCAGGCCCTCTGCGGGATCCTGTTCGTGTTGCATACCGGGATTCAGTGGGAGTACCTGCCGCAGGAGCTGGGCTTTGGATCAGGCATGACCTGCTGGCGACGTCTGGCCGCGTGGAACGATGCCGGCGTCTGGGACCAACTGCACCTGGTGCTGCTGAAGAAGCTGCGGGTCGCGAAGAAGCTGGACTGGTCGAGGGCGGTGATCGACTCCTCCCACGTCAGGGCAGCTCGGC CGGGGCCCAAAAGCGGTCCCAGCCCGGTCGACCGCGCACGTCCGGGCAGCAAGCACCACCTCATCGTCGACGGCCAGGGCATCCCACTCGCCGTCTCACTGACCGGCGGCAACCGCAACGACATCACCCAGCTGATACCCCTGCTGAAGAAGATCCCCTCTGTCGCAGGCCTGGTCGGACGGCCACGCAACCGACCCGACACCCTGCTCGGCGACCGTGGCTACGACCACGACAAATACCGCCGTCTCGTCTGGGCGCTGGGCGTCAAACCGGTGATCGCCCGCCGCGGTGTCCCGCACGGTTCCGGCCTCGGCATCCACCGGTGGGTCGTGGAGCGGACCATCGCATGGCTCCACGGCTTCCGCCGATTACGGATCCGATGGGAACGACGCGACGACATCCACGAAGCCTTCCTCGGACTCGCCACCTGCCTCATCACCCACCGACACGTCCAACGCCTTTGTTAG